A genomic window from Aurantimicrobium photophilum includes:
- a CDS encoding F0F1 ATP synthase subunit epsilon — protein MASSLLQVSVVAADQEVWSGAATMVVAKTSEGEIGILPGHEPMLAILAGGEVRVTAEDGSKITANAAGGFLSVENNNVSVVASAAELVG, from the coding sequence ATGGCTTCTTCTCTCCTTCAGGTCAGCGTCGTAGCTGCCGACCAGGAAGTCTGGTCTGGCGCAGCCACTATGGTTGTTGCCAAGACCAGCGAGGGCGAGATCGGTATCCTTCCCGGACACGAACCTATGCTGGCGATTCTCGCCGGCGGTGAAGTTCGCGTCACTGCTGAGGACGGCTCGAAGATCACTGCTAACGCAGCTGGTGGTTTCCTTTCGGTTGAAAACAACAACGTTTCTGTTGTTGCCTCTGCCGCAGAATTGGTTGGCTAA
- a CDS encoding YaaA family protein encodes MLILLPPSETKRDGGEGAPLEQLLAESALSFPELNPIRKRVVAATVSLARKPKVCAEVLKLSPKQMGEVDRNKAVKTSTTMPAIDRYTGVLYDGLAAMNLDENARKFLAENVMIQSALLGPVGALEPIPAYRLSFDSKLPALAAGSLKKAWAEAGRKAIAKKLKAEPQLVLDLRSEGYSALAPLVPAENTVYLRVVTKGENGQLRALNHFNKKGKGEFVRALAKDSAHTSTITTVEELITWAASKNMMMERGTEATAEWPAELNLVVSGVVQKLC; translated from the coding sequence GTGTTGATTCTGTTGCCACCTTCGGAAACGAAGCGTGATGGGGGAGAAGGTGCTCCGTTGGAGCAGCTACTTGCTGAATCAGCCCTGTCTTTCCCCGAACTCAACCCCATTCGCAAGCGTGTGGTGGCCGCAACAGTGTCATTGGCTCGCAAACCCAAGGTGTGTGCTGAGGTGTTGAAACTCAGCCCCAAGCAAATGGGGGAGGTTGACCGCAACAAAGCGGTCAAGACTTCAACGACCATGCCTGCCATTGATCGCTACACCGGCGTGCTCTATGACGGCCTGGCTGCGATGAACCTTGACGAAAATGCTCGGAAATTCTTGGCAGAGAACGTCATGATCCAGTCAGCGCTCCTGGGCCCCGTGGGAGCGTTAGAACCCATCCCGGCATATCGGCTTTCCTTCGACTCCAAATTGCCTGCATTGGCTGCTGGAAGCCTCAAGAAGGCATGGGCTGAGGCTGGGCGCAAAGCGATTGCCAAGAAACTCAAGGCAGAACCTCAGCTGGTTCTTGATCTTCGCTCTGAGGGGTACTCAGCCCTTGCTCCTCTCGTTCCAGCTGAAAACACCGTCTATCTCCGCGTGGTGACAAAAGGCGAGAATGGCCAGCTGCGAGCACTGAATCACTTCAACAAGAAGGGCAAGGGCGAGTTTGTTCGTGCCCTGGCTAAAGATTCCGCACACACAAGCACCATCACCACCGTTGAGGAGCTCATTACCTGGGCAGCTTCCAAGAACATGATGATGGAGCGCGGAACTGAAGCAACTGCTGAGTGGCCTGCAGAGCTCAACCTCGTGGTTTCTGGAGTAGTTCAGAAGCTCTGCTGA